Below is a genomic region from Pan troglodytes isolate AG18354 chromosome X, NHGRI_mPanTro3-v2.0_pri, whole genome shotgun sequence.
TGGATCCTAGTCCTCAGTGGCGGTATTTCAGCCTCTTTGTTTTCCACCACTAATGTCAACAATGCAACCACCACCTGCTTTGAAGGCTTCTCCAAACGTGTCTGGAAGACTTATTTATCCAAGATCACAATATTTATTGAAGTTGTTGGGTTTATCATTCCTCTAATATTGAATGTCTCTTGCTCTTCTGTGGTGCTGAGAACTCTTCGCAAGCCTGCTACTCTGTCTCAAATTGGGACCAATAAGAAAAAAGTACTGAAAATGATCACAGTACATATGGCAGTCTTTGTGGTATGCTTTGTACCCTACAACTCTGTCCTCTTCTTGTATGCCCTGGTGCGCTCCCAAGCTATTACTAATTGCTTTTTGGAAAGATTTGCAAAGATCATGTACCCAATCACCTTGTGCCTTGCAACTCTGAACTGTTGTTTTGACCCTTTCATCTATTACTTCACCCTTGAGTCCTTTCAGAAGTCCTTCTACATCAATGCCCACATCAGAATGGAGTCCCTGTTTAAGACTGAAACACCTTTGACCACAAAGCCTTCCCTTCCAGCTATTCAAGAGGAAGTGAGTGATCAAACAACAAATAATGGTGGTGAATTAATGCTAGAATCCACCTTTTAGGTATGAGAAATGTGTTCAGGTCCAGATATGGTTTCTCCTATAATTTTTCCTATGCTATAGACTAAAGATTTGAAGCTAATGATACTGAGAATAATGCACCAAATCCAGTGAGATACATTTGTTTGAAGGTATACTGTAgagtttttattgctgttttgttCAGTAATTATAGGTCAAATCTAATTACAACAACCAAGATGGATTGCCAAACTCTTCTGCTTGGTTGGAATTTCATTGTATCGCATTATCCAGGTGGCCAGTGGCATTTGAtaatatacagatgactttgaaacTTTCAAAGAGGTATTTCTATTCCAATGATATTTGGTAATTAGGTTGGGCCTATAAATATAGAACAAAttcagggatttttaaaaaattgtgttactACTGATATatgctagttttattttatttttttgaattgtCATTGAGTTTATTTTAGCACAAGAATATTTTTAGCCTAACATTATTAATAAGAAATGTGTCAAATTTTTAACATTGGTAAAATACGTTATGTgcattttgaaaacagaaaacaaattgcaTTGGCATGTACGTgggtgggaagaaaaagaaaattaacggGATTTACACAATTATAATCACCAGCAGTGTGAGTTTAAAAAACTTCGTTGTTTTCAcaccaaattaaaattttcatgtcAAACTTCAAAGCCAGAAAGCTGCTAAATACGTGTCTGGCAGGTAAAAGCTGGAAAATTACTTAAAACAGGAAAGTGTCAATAAAAAAACTTGAGCAACAccaacatattttttcttaaaatgtcacGTTATCTTCATTTTGGGAAACTAggttctataaaatatttatcctCCCTGTTATACTTTGGAGCACAGCACAGCCAGAAAGGGGCTGCATTTGTGCCCAGGTCAGgagcaaattgaaaaaaaaaataaagtaatacaaaaaaatcaaactataaagcaaaaacatttattaaaacctGAATTAATCCTTTTTGGAGGGAGGAGTAGAGATATATAACCTGAAAATACTTATTCTTTCTTATCGAATTTTGGAGCCTAATATAGCCAGGAGCTGCTGAATTTGTGCCCCTGGATtggaagcaaataaaaaaaaaaacaacacataaactaaaccaaaccaaaaccaaaaaactacagaaccccaagaaaaataaaaataaaaaaacctcaaCAATAATTTGTAACACTTTCATTACTATTTGTTGAGGTTCTGTAAATGTAAAAATACTATGTCATTTGCATAAAATTTTGAAGCACAACGCAGCTACCAAGTGGCTAAATTCGTCTCCTGGTTAGGAACAAATTGTGGGAAAAAAAGGTCAAAAATCAAACTgcgataaaacaaacaaaacaagcacaAACAAAATTTAGAACTTGCATTTTCTGAGCATCTGCGAAACTTACAAAACACTATAACATTCATATAATGCTTTGGATCAAATTGCAACTAAGAAGCTGCTAAAATGGCACCCAgtttaaaaggaattaaaaacagtattttaaaatctacaaaaaaagagaaaatttttttataatttacttaAACCGCAAAAATCTTTAAAACTCTTACTAGTTTTTAAACTAAAGTGGATATTTAAGAATATTAGAACTTGTAAATATAACTTCTGAGCTTGAAAGATGCTACATTTGTGCTCAAGTCAGGAGCAGTGGAAATAAACCCtcgtatacacacatacacagcagcagcaacaacaaaaaccaaaattaaatgttaaaccctgaaaaacaacaaaaatattttaaaatgtgcattaatcaatttttaaaatatttggataacatggcaatttaaaaatgctaagaattttaaaacaaaacttccaGGAAAAATGTATCCTGCAAGTTGCTGAACTTGTGCCAGAAAGTGGTTAAACAATTATAAAGcacagaacaataacaaaaaagtaaaacttctAAAACaataagcaaatttttaaaactcattaacttgtttttctttctgatgaTATGCAGACTTAAAAATACTGAGACTTTTAAGTAAAAATCTGTTAGCATAATGTAACTGTAAAAACTGTAAAATCTGTGTCTGGGTTAGGAACGAAGTgaaaaaatgctaaaacaatagtaaaaataaattcttaaaactgGCATTACTTTTTCCCAATGAAAGTCCTAAAAGTAATTATGCATTATGTAGTCTTATGAAAAGAGGCTATAGATGGAATATATAAGGCATTAGATTCAGTTAAATAAAATTAGGTTAAGATAAGTTCAGTTGTTAGATTATATGGTAAGatcaaatcagtaataaaagcatgaataatcttttgtttctttcagtaTTCATGTTTTTCCAGTTCTtgttaagtataaaatatatgtgaacaTTTGTTTGTGCCCTTGCTTCTtaacattataaaattttatgattATGACACCAAACCATTTAATGGGATATTAACTaagttgaaattatattattaaatgtttcttgTGTAATTTCCgtgtttagttttaatttttttatatttcacttttcaaatttccatttttatagttaATATAAATTGCTAATAATAAAACTTGTCACATTAACAATGTAACCAAGAAAATGTAAAGTATAACTAAATATAAAAGCGACTATGTTACATCGAAAGGAAAAGCAATTTTGCAGCTGTAATTGCAACttggattttaaatgtttattaaatgtaataaaatatatttgaattatctAGCAGTCATACTTTGATCAATTATTCAACTTTCTTTATTTGTGGCCACCCAAAGCCATCTCTCCTTTATCTTCCCTCCATCTTTTCACAAAGGAATTATTAGACTATATTTGCTCTCAAATTAATTTCAATAACTCATTTCTGAGGCTATATGAAGACTAATGCAGAAATGGCAAATGGCAAATTCCTGGGTAACTTTTCAGGGATCAAGATGAAAGACTAATGAcctcttttcctgatttttctaACTTGGGTTTGATTTATTTGGGGTTGCTAGCCAAGCTGACTTCAGATTTTAATTTCTAGGATTTGACAAAATATTCTAGGACAACAACTGGGAAGCCTGGGAAAAGATAGGGCAAACAGATCATCTTGACAACAATAAGATGAATGCAGAGCTAAGTGGCTGGCAGATTAATACCTAGAACAGGTGATGGTCCCGAGGTAGCAAAACAGGGAATTTCTGGTCATCATGCTCATGCCTCTAACTCTCAGGGAAGGCAATGTCAGCATCTCAAGCACCATATGCTGTGTTAGTTCCCCATGAGATGACAGCAAACTCTGCATTTTTGATCATGACTAGCATGATCAGACTTAGGCCACATTTAAAACTAGAGGAAGTTTGCCATTAATGATGCCCTAGGTCAGGTCCCCAGAAACATAGGGACAGAAGCTGTAGGTTTCACATCCCTATCTGCCCTCTTCTACCTTTTGTCTTCACCCCCAATCCCTGTACCTTATATTTAATATGGTTTCCCAAACTTCATACTTTCTC
It encodes:
- the LPAR4 gene encoding lysophosphatidic acid receptor 4, whose translation is MGDRRFIDFQFQDSNSSLRPRLGNATANNTCIVDDSFKYNLNGAVYSVVFILGLITNSVSLFVFCFRMKMRSETAIFITNLAVSDLLFVCTLPFKIFYNFNRHWPFGDTLCKISGTAFLTNIYGSMLFLTCISVDRFLAIVYPFRSRTIRTRKNSAIVCAGVWILVLSGGISASLFSTTNVNNATTTCFEGFSKRVWKTYLSKITIFIEVVGFIIPLILNVSCSSVVLRTLRKPATLSQIGTNKKKVLKMITVHMAVFVVCFVPYNSVLFLYALVRSQAITNCFLERFAKIMYPITLCLATLNCCFDPFIYYFTLESFQKSFYINAHIRMESLFKTETPLTTKPSLPAIQEEVSDQTTNNGGELMLESTF